From the genome of Cognaticolwellia beringensis, one region includes:
- a CDS encoding NADP-dependent oxidoreductase: protein MTTYTAINLIARPTGGPIGPELFEIVEKELPSIGKGQFLVKQNHMSLDPAMFGWMSPDTESYIPPVALGDVMRSSGIGEVVESNHEGFQVGDRVMGLMGWTQYYLSDGAGLNKVAAPLPDEAILSVFALPGLTATQGLYSIGKPKSGETLVVSGAAGSVGSIVGQLAKADGLTVIGIVGSDEKADWIINELGFDGAVNYKTDNLAEKLAALTPNGIDVYFENTGGAIQHHVYERMNAHGRIAVCGMIADYSKEVPDLAPSWINIIKKRLTIQGFTMPDHFGEIPALLEKLTPYVMQGKIKHRAHVLEGLESAITGLNLFFTGKNKGKLIVKL from the coding sequence ATGACTACTTATACTGCAATTAATTTAATCGCTCGTCCAACTGGCGGCCCAATTGGTCCAGAACTTTTTGAAATAGTTGAAAAAGAGCTGCCAAGTATTGGCAAAGGGCAATTTTTAGTTAAACAAAACCATATGTCACTTGATCCTGCGATGTTTGGTTGGATGAGCCCTGATACAGAAAGTTATATTCCGCCCGTTGCATTAGGTGATGTTATGCGTAGCTCAGGCATTGGTGAAGTTGTAGAGAGTAACCATGAAGGCTTTCAAGTGGGCGATCGGGTGATGGGTTTAATGGGCTGGACACAATATTATTTATCTGACGGTGCCGGCTTAAATAAAGTAGCTGCACCATTACCGGATGAAGCCATACTATCGGTATTCGCTCTACCAGGTTTAACGGCCACACAGGGTTTATACAGTATTGGTAAGCCAAAAAGCGGTGAAACACTGGTTGTTTCGGGTGCTGCGGGCTCAGTCGGCTCAATTGTGGGTCAGTTAGCTAAAGCCGATGGCTTAACCGTTATTGGTATTGTGGGAAGTGATGAGAAAGCCGATTGGATTATTAATGAATTAGGCTTTGATGGCGCGGTTAATTATAAAACAGATAATTTAGCCGAAAAATTAGCGGCATTAACGCCAAATGGTATTGACGTTTACTTTGAAAATACTGGCGGAGCTATACAGCACCATGTATATGAAAGAATGAATGCCCATGGTCGTATTGCCGTTTGTGGCATGATCGCTGATTATTCGAAAGAAGTACCCGATTTAGCACCAAGTTGGATTAACATCATCAAAAAGCGCTTAACTATACAAGGTTTTACCATGCCAGATCATTTTGGTGAAATTCCAGCGTTATTAGAAAAACTTACACCTTATGTGATGCAAGGAAAAATTAAACATCGTGCCCATGTTTTAGAAGGACTGGAATCTGCAATTACCGGACTGAACTTGTTTTTTACCGGGAAAAATAAAGGTAAGTTAATCGTTAAACTTTAG
- a CDS encoding crotonase/enoyl-CoA hydratase family protein, which translates to MVELVDLEINEKIATITLKNGKVNAISHQVINELNDALDQAESAGAVVILTGQTGMFSAGFDLKTMTASSESAVALVTAGSILSRRMLSFPFPIIGACTGHAIAKGAFLLLSCDHRIGSLGKFKIGLNEVTIGMTMHQAGIEIARNRLPSNYLTRSVINAELFSPETAVAAGFLDTLVEPEELLATAKALATHMQTLNMKAHHGTKLKERKEILAALDAAIELDAAMVISL; encoded by the coding sequence ATCGTGGAATTAGTCGATTTAGAAATTAATGAAAAAATTGCAACTATCACTTTAAAAAATGGCAAAGTAAATGCTATTTCTCACCAAGTGATCAACGAATTAAATGACGCTTTAGATCAAGCAGAGTCTGCGGGCGCCGTAGTTATATTAACGGGTCAAACAGGCATGTTTTCTGCAGGCTTTGACCTAAAAACGATGACAGCAAGTTCAGAATCCGCGGTAGCATTAGTTACAGCAGGTTCTATTTTATCTCGTCGTATGTTGTCATTTCCATTTCCAATTATTGGCGCTTGTACCGGCCATGCTATTGCTAAAGGCGCATTTTTGTTACTCAGCTGCGATCATCGAATTGGCAGTTTAGGTAAATTTAAAATCGGCTTAAATGAAGTCACTATTGGCATGACTATGCACCAAGCAGGTATTGAAATAGCACGTAACCGCTTACCGAGTAACTATTTAACGCGTTCAGTAATTAACGCCGAATTATTCTCGCCAGAAACAGCGGTTGCTGCAGGGTTTTTAGACACATTAGTTGAACCAGAAGAATTATTAGCAACAGCTAAAGCCCTTGCTACTCATATGCAAACATTGAATATGAAAGCGCATCACGGTACTAAATTGAAAGAAAGAAAAGAGATTTTAGCGGCGCTAGATGCGGCAATCGAACTTGATGCAGCGATGGTTATTTCTTTATAG
- a CDS encoding antitoxin Xre-like helix-turn-helix domain-containing protein yields the protein MNISHYQNETPKINSSVAFKLGSNILEKWRCSASDKQAILGLTKSSYYRLQNNESATLSNDQLERISYIANIHQALKMVFTNPDNIYGFMAMKNDNPYFNGNSPLSLISTGKFGTLYEVFKRIDAMRNGQW from the coding sequence ATGAATATTTCACATTATCAAAATGAAACTCCGAAAATTAATAGTTCGGTGGCTTTTAAACTGGGTAGCAATATATTAGAGAAATGGCGTTGCAGCGCCAGTGATAAACAAGCGATTCTTGGACTAACAAAGAGTAGTTATTATCGCTTGCAAAATAATGAAAGTGCGACGCTTTCAAATGATCAGTTAGAGCGCATCAGTTATATAGCTAATATTCATCAAGCATTGAAAATGGTTTTCACTAACCCTGATAATATTTATGGTTTTATGGCGATGAAAAATGATAATCCTTACTTTAATGGTAACTCGCCGCTATCACTTATCTCGACGGGGAAATTTGGCACTTTATACGAAGTTTTCAAACGTATAGATGCTATGCGCAATGGTCAGTGGTAA
- a CDS encoding nitroreductase family protein produces the protein MSVIALLEERYSTRAFLSKPVRHELLEAIFKQAQQSPSNCNVQPWQTYVVSGDKKEQLKNDLTATVMKGKAPNPDFNWLPKYEGIHRDRQFGSANALYSAIGVTRDDKKGRQMAMIRNWQFFDAPHVAFFTMDKYLDIMGAVDLGIYAQTLSLILAEHGLSCCMQGALGQFPDPIKKALNLPEQRGILFGMSFGYADESAAVNSTRTDRENINNAVSFLS, from the coding sequence ATGTCAGTAATTGCCTTGTTAGAAGAACGATATTCTACGCGTGCTTTTTTAAGTAAACCTGTTAGACATGAATTACTTGAAGCTATTTTTAAACAAGCACAACAATCACCATCAAACTGTAATGTGCAACCTTGGCAAACATATGTAGTTTCAGGTGATAAAAAAGAGCAATTAAAAAATGACTTAACCGCTACAGTAATGAAAGGTAAAGCACCTAACCCTGACTTTAACTGGTTACCTAAATACGAAGGTATTCACCGTGATCGTCAATTTGGTTCCGCTAATGCACTTTATAGCGCTATCGGTGTAACACGAGACGATAAAAAAGGCCGACAAATGGCAATGATTCGAAATTGGCAGTTTTTTGATGCGCCACACGTTGCCTTTTTCACCATGGATAAATATTTAGATATTATGGGCGCAGTAGATTTAGGTATTTATGCACAAACCTTGTCGTTAATTTTAGCAGAGCATGGACTGTCATGTTGTATGCAAGGTGCCTTAGGACAATTCCCTGACCCGATAAAAAAAGCGCTAAATTTACCAGAGCAGCGTGGTATTTTATTTGGTATGTCTTTTGGTTATGCCGATGAAAGTGCAGCAGTAAATAGCACAAGAACTGACCGAGAAAATATCAATAATGCGGTTAGTTTTTTAAGTTAA
- a CDS encoding RES family NAD+ phosphorylase, which yields MKATKILKLVDKVTYRLVNSKFPPITLFDDVINKDDFEAVYAIQALTNPRILNELGNLALLSTNEIPFGIDGVNYVTAPFTHINPVGSRFSGGEFGVLYLADTINTAIKETLYHQEKYFQNVQGLHYDTVDMRCLKVTFSADVVDCSKLEGINDSADYTRPRSLGAELKKNGEQGIQYLSVRNEGSTCWGLFSPIHVSTAIQTKHFEFIFDGKSISKVRELVCS from the coding sequence ATGAAAGCTACAAAAATATTAAAACTTGTCGATAAGGTCACCTACCGCTTAGTTAATTCTAAATTCCCTCCCATCACACTATTTGATGATGTGATCAATAAAGACGACTTTGAAGCGGTTTACGCTATTCAGGCATTAACCAATCCAAGAATATTAAATGAGCTTGGCAACTTAGCCTTACTTTCAACCAACGAAATTCCCTTTGGCATTGACGGCGTAAATTATGTAACCGCGCCCTTTACCCACATTAATCCTGTTGGCTCACGCTTCAGTGGCGGTGAATTTGGTGTGCTATACCTTGCTGACACCATTAATACCGCTATTAAAGAAACGCTTTACCATCAAGAGAAATATTTTCAAAATGTACAAGGTTTGCATTATGACACGGTAGATATGCGATGCTTAAAAGTAACGTTTAGTGCCGACGTTGTCGACTGCTCAAAGCTTGAAGGCATTAATGATAGTGCTGATTACACGCGACCTAGAAGCCTTGGTGCTGAGCTGAAAAAAAATGGTGAGCAAGGTATTCAATATCTATCGGTCCGAAATGAAGGTTCAACCTGTTGGGGGCTTTTTTCTCCTATTCATGTCTCTACCGCGATCCAAACCAAGCACTTTGAGTTTATATTTGACGGAAAATCAATATCCAAGGTCAGAGAGTTAGTTTGCTCATAA
- a CDS encoding vWA domain-containing protein: MFIDLFLTLRKHKVPVSLRELLDLIALLKKGVVFADVEAFYHLAKIVMVKDEIHYDKFDGAFAEYFDGVQKIDIFDNVIPEEWLRKKFENELSQEEKDKLKALGGLDELMKTLKERLAEQEKRHEGGSKWVGTGGKSPFGAYGYNPEGIRVGQDGNRNNRAVKVWDKREFKNFDQDRELGTRNIKLALKKLRKFARTGASEKLDINTTIRSTAKNGGLLDVHMEPERHNSVKVLMFFDIGGSMDEYIHTCEELFSAAHTEFKHLEFFYFHNCVYERLWKDNSRRRHDTVDLEEIIRTFGSDYKVIFVGDATMGPYEIVAPGGSVEHWNEKPGVDYMHRILGHFNKVAWLNPQPENQWDYYHSISIIKSLIGDRMFPLTVDGIGRAIKEIS; encoded by the coding sequence GTGTTTATAGATTTATTTTTAACCCTGAGAAAACACAAAGTTCCGGTAAGTTTACGTGAGTTACTGGATCTGATTGCGTTATTAAAAAAAGGGGTTGTGTTTGCCGATGTTGAAGCCTTCTATCATTTAGCAAAAATAGTCATGGTTAAAGACGAAATTCATTACGACAAATTTGATGGAGCTTTCGCTGAATACTTTGATGGTGTGCAAAAAATTGACATTTTCGATAACGTTATTCCTGAAGAATGGCTCAGAAAGAAGTTTGAAAACGAGCTTAGTCAGGAAGAAAAAGACAAGTTAAAAGCGCTAGGCGGTCTTGACGAATTAATGAAAACGTTAAAAGAGCGTCTTGCAGAACAAGAGAAACGACACGAAGGTGGCAGTAAATGGGTTGGTACTGGCGGCAAATCACCGTTTGGCGCTTATGGTTATAATCCAGAAGGCATTCGTGTTGGCCAAGACGGCAATCGAAATAATCGCGCGGTAAAAGTGTGGGATAAGCGAGAGTTTAAAAACTTCGATCAAGATAGAGAGCTAGGTACACGCAATATAAAACTAGCACTTAAAAAACTGAGAAAGTTTGCCCGAACGGGGGCAAGTGAGAAGCTTGATATCAACACGACCATTCGCTCTACTGCAAAAAATGGTGGCTTACTTGATGTACACATGGAGCCTGAGCGCCATAATTCTGTAAAAGTCTTAATGTTTTTTGATATTGGTGGCTCTATGGATGAATACATTCATACCTGTGAAGAGCTGTTTTCTGCAGCTCACACCGAATTTAAACATCTTGAATTTTTCTATTTTCACAATTGTGTTTACGAACGTTTATGGAAAGACAACAGTCGTCGACGCCATGACACGGTTGATTTAGAGGAAATAATAAGAACTTTCGGTAGCGATTATAAAGTCATTTTTGTCGGTGACGCCACGATGGGGCCTTATGAAATAGTAGCACCTGGCGGCAGTGTTGAGCACTGGAATGAAAAACCCGGGGTAGATTATATGCATCGAATTTTGGGCCATTTCAATAAAGTTGCATGGTTAAACCCTCAACCAGAAAACCAATGGGATTATTATCATTCAATATCAATTATTAAAAGCTTAATCGGCGATAGAATGTTTCCATTAACGGTTGATGGTATTGGTCGAGCCATTAAAGAAATTAGTTAA
- a CDS encoding ABC transporter permease: protein MNDTLKIISLVDLSVAFIPVIIALGFIYLWSLNVKQASYALARMLVQLLLIGYVLSYIFYSDNAWLITSILLAMISVSCWIALRTLPSQHRLKLFKHGFIAILVGGGFTLLIISQGALSLTPWYKAQIIIPLGGMIFATAMNSISLCAERIFSELNNNKSYKIARQQALNAATIPVINSLFAVGLVSIPGMMTGQILSGVSPLIAARYQIIVMCMIFASAILSAVIFLLLSETTMKEIIKYKTNSQP, encoded by the coding sequence ATGAACGATACACTGAAAATAATCAGTTTAGTTGATCTCTCTGTTGCTTTTATCCCGGTTATAATCGCGCTTGGTTTTATATATTTATGGTCATTAAATGTAAAACAAGCGAGCTATGCCCTCGCTCGTATGCTTGTTCAGTTATTACTGATTGGTTATGTATTAAGCTACATTTTTTATTCTGATAATGCTTGGCTAATAACGTCCATTTTATTGGCGATGATCAGTGTTTCATGCTGGATAGCACTACGAACACTTCCCTCACAACATAGGCTAAAATTATTCAAACATGGTTTTATCGCCATATTAGTTGGCGGAGGCTTTACTTTATTAATCATAAGCCAAGGGGCGTTATCGTTAACGCCATGGTATAAAGCACAAATTATTATTCCTCTTGGCGGTATGATATTTGCCACCGCAATGAATAGCATCAGTTTATGTGCAGAACGAATTTTTTCTGAATTAAACAATAATAAATCTTATAAAATAGCTCGCCAACAAGCACTTAATGCCGCGACCATTCCCGTTATTAACTCTCTATTTGCTGTGGGTTTAGTCTCAATACCAGGAATGATGACAGGTCAAATATTGTCAGGGGTTTCACCTTTAATTGCCGCTAGATATCAAATAATTGTTATGTGTATGATCTTTGCCTCTGCGATACTTTCGGCAGTCATTTTTTTACTTTTATCTGAAACTACCATGAAAGAAATTATCAAGTATAAAACCAATAGCCAGCCATAA
- a CDS encoding acyl-CoA dehydrogenase C-terminal domain-containing protein, whose product MPEYKAPIRDIKFVMQELLDCDKHYQHLGYNDASEDMVNAILTEAAKFTEQVIAPINQIGDQQGCTWTDGVVTTPDGFKDAYQQYVEGGWPTLAQSVEFGGQGLPHSLNSAISEMMSAANHSFSMYPGLSHGALATIEAHGTEIQKQQFMPNLVEGTWTGTMCLTEAHCGTDLGMLRTKAELSADGSYSLTGSKIFISAGEHDLSDNIVHIVIARIPGSPEGSKGISLFIVPKFNVNDDGTIADRNGVSCGSIEHKMGINANATCVINFDNAKGYLIGEVNRGLNCMFTFMNSARLGVALEGTAAAEASFQGALAYAKDRLQMRSISGIKNPNGPADPIIVHPDVRRMLLTQKSITEGGRALIGYLSQLVDITHAEKDKIKVVNAETKLALLTPIAKALLSELGFECTSHGVQIFGGHGFIKEWGMEQLMRDTKISCLYEGTTGIQALDLLARKILGSKGAILQPFMADVGDFCQANASNNAMAEQIQTLSAYFEQWQSITATVGKKAQSNADEIGGASVDYLMFAGYVTLAYFWAQMASVAHNKLQSGAEDRAFYQAKLHTCEFYFKRILPRAKGHAACIEGGVDSMMALASEDFSF is encoded by the coding sequence ATGCCTGAGTATAAAGCCCCCATAAGAGATATAAAATTTGTTATGCAAGAGTTGTTAGACTGCGATAAACATTACCAACACCTTGGCTACAATGATGCCAGTGAAGACATGGTAAACGCTATTCTCACAGAAGCCGCCAAATTTACCGAACAGGTTATTGCACCAATTAATCAGATTGGCGACCAGCAGGGTTGTACTTGGACCGATGGGGTGGTTACAACACCAGACGGTTTTAAAGATGCTTATCAACAGTATGTAGAGGGTGGCTGGCCTACATTGGCACAAAGTGTAGAATTTGGCGGCCAAGGGTTACCACATTCACTCAATAGTGCGATCAGTGAAATGATGTCAGCAGCTAACCATAGTTTTTCTATGTATCCAGGTTTAAGTCATGGCGCCTTAGCAACCATTGAAGCCCATGGTACTGAAATACAAAAACAACAATTTATGCCAAACCTAGTTGAAGGTACTTGGACTGGCACCATGTGTTTAACCGAAGCACATTGCGGTACTGACCTCGGCATGTTGCGCACAAAAGCCGAGTTAAGTGCTGATGGTAGTTATTCATTAACAGGCTCAAAAATATTTATCTCTGCTGGTGAACATGACTTATCTGACAACATTGTTCATATTGTTATTGCTCGTATTCCAGGCTCACCTGAAGGCAGTAAAGGGATTTCACTTTTTATTGTCCCTAAGTTTAATGTCAATGATGACGGCACAATAGCCGATAGAAATGGTGTTAGCTGTGGCTCAATTGAACACAAAATGGGTATTAACGCGAATGCGACATGTGTGATTAATTTTGACAATGCAAAAGGCTATTTAATTGGTGAAGTTAACCGCGGCTTAAACTGTATGTTCACCTTTATGAATTCAGCGCGATTAGGTGTGGCGTTAGAAGGTACCGCAGCAGCAGAGGCCTCTTTTCAAGGTGCATTGGCTTATGCCAAAGATCGTTTACAAATGCGGTCAATTAGCGGGATTAAAAACCCAAATGGTCCTGCAGATCCTATTATTGTTCACCCCGACGTTCGCAGAATGTTACTGACCCAGAAGTCAATTACTGAAGGTGGTCGGGCACTTATCGGTTATTTATCACAGTTAGTTGATATAACACATGCTGAAAAAGACAAAATTAAAGTCGTTAATGCGGAAACAAAGCTCGCTTTATTAACACCGATAGCAAAAGCGTTGTTGAGTGAGCTAGGATTTGAATGTACTAGTCACGGGGTACAAATATTTGGCGGCCACGGCTTTATAAAAGAGTGGGGCATGGAACAACTCATGCGAGATACCAAAATAAGCTGTTTATATGAAGGCACGACAGGTATTCAAGCATTAGATTTACTTGCCCGTAAAATTTTAGGCAGCAAAGGCGCAATATTACAACCTTTCATGGCGGATGTTGGTGATTTTTGCCAAGCTAACGCCAGTAATAATGCGATGGCTGAACAAATACAAACCTTAAGTGCATACTTTGAGCAGTGGCAAAGTATTACGGCAACGGTCGGTAAAAAAGCCCAAAGTAATGCCGATGAAATTGGTGGTGCATCGGTTGATTATTTAATGTTCGCAGGTTACGTCACTTTAGCGTACTTTTGGGCACAAATGGCTTCAGTTGCGCATAACAAGCTTCAAAGTGGCGCTGAAGATAGAGCTTTCTATCAAGCAAAGTTACATACCTGTGAATTTTACTTTAAACGAATATTACCTCGCGCTAAAGGACATGCGGCTTGTATTGAAGGTGGTGTTGATTCAATGATGGCGTTAGCCAGTGAAGACTTCAGCTTTTAA
- a CDS encoding AAA family ATPase: MFKSTENYIASDELRLAVNAAITLEKPLLIKGEPGTGKTQLAEELAKSLNCKLYQWHIKSTTKAQQGLYEYDAVSRLRDSQLGDEKVNDISNYIIKGKLWQAFEEEQRPILLIDEIDKADIEFPNDLLQELDKMEFFVYETQQVIKAKQRPIIIITSNNEKELPDAFLRRCFFHYIKFPTKAEMEQIIAVHHPDVKQDLLAHTLEVFFNLRDLQGIKKKPSTSELIDWLKLLVADDVAQDVLINKKSDIIPLFGALLKNEQDVTLLEKLAFISRRNR, translated from the coding sequence ATGTTTAAAAGTACAGAAAATTATATTGCATCAGACGAACTTCGCTTAGCAGTTAACGCGGCAATTACTTTAGAAAAACCACTATTGATCAAAGGCGAACCGGGTACAGGTAAAACCCAACTTGCTGAAGAATTAGCAAAATCACTTAATTGTAAACTATACCAATGGCATATTAAATCGACTACAAAAGCACAGCAGGGTCTTTACGAATATGACGCGGTGTCACGGTTAAGAGATAGTCAATTAGGCGATGAAAAAGTTAATGATATTTCCAATTACATTATTAAAGGTAAGCTTTGGCAGGCCTTTGAGGAAGAACAACGCCCGATACTGTTAATTGATGAAATAGACAAAGCTGATATTGAATTTCCCAACGATTTATTGCAAGAGCTTGATAAAATGGAGTTTTTTGTTTATGAAACTCAACAAGTGATCAAGGCCAAACAACGTCCAATTATCATTATTACCTCAAATAATGAAAAAGAGCTGCCTGATGCCTTTTTACGTCGCTGTTTCTTTCATTACATTAAATTTCCGACAAAAGCCGAGATGGAGCAAATTATTGCTGTTCACCATCCTGATGTGAAGCAAGACTTACTCGCGCATACATTAGAAGTGTTTTTTAATCTTAGAGACTTGCAAGGGATTAAGAAAAAGCCTTCAACGTCAGAGTTGATTGATTGGCTAAAACTGCTGGTTGCCGACGACGTCGCTCAAGACGTATTAATTAATAAAAAGTCAGACATAATTCCTTTATTTGGTGCTTTACTTAAAAATGAGCAAGATGTGACCTTACTTGAAAAACTTGCCTTTATTAGTCGCAGAAACAGGTAA
- a CDS encoding hemerythrin domain-containing protein: MKSVKTSSHPDIVMIYQERDSVEPAIQQISELDLDFKAYKFNPKKLNSLTAMKPKVLLLSSNNVKSTIEFYINYLEEYEQNIAPHSAILLINNRETFRAYLACENGLFDDYAIINPLNEPYRLKLVLLKELKLIESRNNESLEQLVIEGEDELASCIQHGVALKKSFISQVNECEKNIISATNSALDNDQTKAVLQNIIGLSLEQMNENVSSNIQNIVDQLQELKANNQELKENIIESNQHDIKSVMGVNTELLIADVDSNTEQTQTACYKVLIAEPSDMFTHVIDKIFSGTVFKYALVNDGKLALEKIKDFKPDVVLLAYDLPTLNGIEVTKIVRQAGNQVPVVAYIQYRNREAIKRWIPFRLNGYLIKPSKKSAILKSITKAIKSPTEILKYQEKQVKNIIEWLPIYQVGNKQIDEQHKMIFTMLNDLYHKDNKQSAVMLLQHLSSYIDLQFDSEENLLRQINYPGTQEHITEHIELKEKLVVFLNKLDDYNIEVQHKMALVIYAWFTKHIVESDMKYKAYALSIEEESFTA, encoded by the coding sequence ATGAAATCAGTGAAAACATCCAGCCATCCCGACATTGTCATGATATACCAAGAGCGGGATAGTGTTGAGCCGGCAATACAGCAAATTTCTGAATTAGACCTCGATTTTAAAGCTTATAAATTTAATCCAAAAAAATTAAATAGCTTAACGGCGATGAAACCAAAAGTTTTATTGTTGTCATCAAATAATGTCAAAAGCACTATTGAATTCTATATAAATTACCTTGAAGAATATGAACAAAACATCGCGCCACATAGTGCAATATTGTTGATCAACAACCGAGAAACTTTTCGTGCCTATTTAGCTTGTGAAAATGGTTTGTTTGACGATTACGCCATTATTAATCCCTTAAATGAGCCATATCGGTTAAAGCTGGTTTTGTTAAAAGAATTAAAATTAATTGAAAGTCGAAATAATGAAAGTTTAGAGCAACTTGTTATTGAAGGCGAAGATGAACTTGCATCATGTATACAGCACGGAGTAGCACTTAAAAAGTCTTTTATATCTCAAGTGAATGAATGTGAAAAAAATATTATTTCCGCGACCAATAGCGCTTTAGATAATGACCAAACAAAAGCGGTATTACAGAATATTATCGGCTTATCTTTAGAGCAAATGAACGAAAACGTTTCTAGCAATATACAAAATATCGTTGATCAATTACAAGAATTAAAAGCTAATAATCAGGAGCTTAAAGAAAATATCATAGAGAGTAATCAACATGATATTAAAAGTGTTATGGGGGTGAATACCGAGCTACTCATAGCAGATGTTGACAGTAACACTGAGCAAACACAAACTGCTTGCTACAAAGTACTTATAGCGGAACCATCAGACATGTTTACTCATGTTATAGATAAAATATTCTCTGGTACGGTATTTAAATATGCTTTAGTAAATGACGGTAAATTAGCGTTAGAAAAGATTAAAGACTTTAAACCCGATGTGGTGCTTTTAGCTTATGACTTACCAACGTTAAACGGTATCGAAGTCACTAAAATTGTTCGCCAAGCAGGTAATCAAGTCCCTGTAGTGGCGTATATACAATATCGAAACAGAGAAGCGATTAAACGCTGGATTCCATTTAGGCTTAATGGTTATTTAATCAAACCTTCAAAGAAAAGTGCCATATTAAAAAGTATTACTAAAGCGATAAAATCGCCAACTGAAATACTTAAATACCAAGAAAAACAAGTTAAAAATATTATCGAATGGCTACCTATTTACCAAGTAGGTAATAAACAAATTGATGAGCAACATAAGATGATATTTACCATGCTCAATGATTTATATCATAAAGACAATAAGCAGTCTGCTGTTATGCTATTGCAACATTTATCTTCATACATTGATTTGCAATTTGATTCAGAAGAAAATTTATTAAGACAAATAAATTACCCAGGTACCCAAGAGCATATAACTGAGCATATTGAGCTAAAAGAAAAGCTTGTAGTGTTTCTGAATAAGCTTGATGACTATAACATTGAAGTGCAGCATAAAATGGCATTGGTTATTTATGCTTGGTTTACTAAACATATTGTTGAGTCTGATATGAAATACAAGGCCTATGCATTGTCGATTGAAGAAGAAAGCTTTACGGCATAA